A segment of the Fusarium musae strain F31 chromosome 2, whole genome shotgun sequence genome:
tataattatatattattaatttaataataatataaattactatataagattttttacttaaagtatatagctaagtagttaataaagctagatttattatatctttaagtatatagctataaagcctttatatttactaaaaatatataattaaaattaaataaattatattattaagcctttaaagtataaattaaatatttaataagatatatattaagtaatttttataagatctagaacttattaaataaaaagatatttataatataaaatattatatttaataaaaagtaaaattttaataaaaatataataactttttaagataatctataatataaaaatcttatagtaattaaaaaataaattaaaaacttaatttctttttaataagattagcttagctaataataaatatatataataaataaaaagctagataaagttattaataaatatataaaatttaaaagtattaaaattaataatttaataaaaaatagtaaattattaaaataatatatatagtttagcctaagtattaattagctatatttacttttaatttatattctttatattactttatattaccttataatctaatttaatctattactaacttactaagctagctttagcttactaatatttatagttttttctttaatactaaaacttttattttataatttacttttttatttctttttttctttttatttcctttcctttactttataatagcctttaattcctataatataatatttatattattaatttaactactttaattatatattttaactttataaattatatctagtattagctattattattacttaatttaatagctataataaaggcctattactttattaataaatcttaattttactttaagtaattagctaagtcttttaaagcctttaatttacttataataattaatataataaatatattttatatatttaaaagccttataatataattaaagattataagattaacttactatattaatattaatttattaatatatagtaagtttttacttataatatttaaatactaaaaaaaagtatataaattacagatattattaatattagttaaattactatttatataagtattaactactataataagatagttatagctattaatactaattatataatataatatctttaaatagtttttatagtttctagcttatttaaaattaggcttttaaaattaaagctttaatattaattactttaactaggtaataataaagaaagcctttagcttactaaagctaaggaaaatatctttttatacttataaattaaagctacttatttaattaaattataaggttaaaggcagtgctatataaccttaatacttacttttaaagttattatattttttaatattatatataataccttatatataatatattaaaaaataagtattatattatattatttttattataagaccttattagctatactttatatattattataaagatattttatctttttaatatatagtttaagtttaaagtatttttaatattactaaaattacttttataaagatttttctataaattagctaaaggcctagatataaaaaaaggtaataaattagtaaataaagcctttattaaaatataagtaagtaattatattttatttaatatagtattctTAGTAagaatactataatataaaatatatataagtatttaataaaagacttaaagttaaaagagttaaaaaagcctagcTAACTTTAagaacttattaaaaaaaaagagcttACTTTAGCCTTTAAACTAatttagtataaaaaagcaggagatttaaaaagataaaataagctttatattaaataaggaaaaggagccttttattaatatatattaaaagcttttaaaaaggctttttagcttatatattaatataaagagttatctatattaagatataatttaagATATAGAAAAAATATAcctaaagagttataaactttcttaattataagtaaaagtagctaaaattatagtaaagggttattaaatctttaagtattactaaatatatatttataagttagataaatataaaagattcttAAAGATTAAAGTAAGgctagtaatttaaaaagattaataagtaaaagatagctaaaatacctatatagctaccttaataaagatattatttaaagtattaatagtaattataactaggtttaattataaaatactttaatataatataattaatatatttatatagttaatattaaataaagaaatatatatagaaatactaataagttactaaaagcttaatatagtcttaaaattataaaaagcattatatagattaaaaaagttacctttcttatagtaaaagcattttaaaaaaagccttttataaataggcttttactaagtttttaataaagattactattaGATTTaggataatataatattttttttttatataaataactatattttatattatctaaagaaataagaaaataaagtaaaaagctatataaagaagctataagatatatattatattaaaagaaaaaagaccttataatagtttttaggaattaaagtagtaaaaGATAAGctaaattattacttatagctctcttaaggtatatatattaataaaatataataattattctTAGAAactttactaaaatataaaatactaatccttataatataaaaagagttattaccttatatagaattattaagcctaaaaagtattaatagttattaataaaaagtaaagactattatatatatagtagtaATAACTTAGCTAAAtattgcctttataataagctaattagctagatttaattaaaaccctaaattataatattataaaactataaataaaataatttaatactttacttaaattaaagacttaattttataatttaaaagtaataatagctctCCTTTTAATAGATTACtagtagctttaaatataagctttactaataacttactaaataagtaaagcttataagcttatattatataattatttaaaggaataataagttagtaagtaaataagtaaaatataataataatattaactatagaagctaaattacttactttattataagtaataaaaaaagctatatttataagctaatttatatctttattataaattaacttaaatgtaaaaatactttaataaaagcctattaaactattaaaagtaattatataatataataacttatagataatttaattaattaaaaaggaattagttaagctatatataaagctataatatatataaatctataactattaactaaaatagaaaatagtaaatagaatagtaaatataatatatattttattagcttagctaatagctaatagcttaactaaaagctttataaataagaaattcTAAAACTTTTTTAAGTAGCTaaagcttactaatatttttataataaaatactaataagaggatttaaaaatagttatataaaaaagaaataaaatatatattaaaaagatatttaattttttatttatatatttattaaatataaaaaaagtaaagccttaataagatattattaacttaataattatattacttaaaaatctattaaatataaaaaagataaagccttaataagctattattaacttaatgcttatatttttaaaaagaaactaattataaaacttttaatttactatttaaaagtttaGGGatagttagtaatagtaaagtaatagttaagtatAAACTAATTAAGATAGTTAATAGaagtaatactaataaaagtaataaaaatattaaaaataggaTTTtctaaatacttattaaaaagaatataaagtaatagcttagctatataagaaaatataaaaagaagattattataagtccttttactattaataaagatatccttataaatacttaagtaaaagattattaaataaaggtaagttatagtaataatattttaagtataaaaagatataataaaagtaacttaagtaataacctctttaagtataaattagatattactttaaaaaaaggttagctaataaattaataaagatttaataaaaatatataaaaataaaatactaaaaagtctaaaaatcttaaaaagatataatattttaagcttaaagagTAATAGCTagattaatactattactagaaataagattatatatatatttaataactatttattaaactatattataagatttaattataatataggcctactaaacttaaataatattaaatactttattaataaaataatcttaaatatatttaatacttaagtaataagcttaaatagtattaaagaatttataaagaattagtaaaatattaataaaagctaatattaaaagtaaaaaatatattaagctatattttttttaattattattataaaaaatatagtattttagtaaagtattaatataatattaaaaagaaaggttataataaatattataaatataataaaaatataaaatcttactaatagcttaattaataaactaaactTCTAGGTTATAAGTAAACTTTTAaagaatatttatataaaaggaaatataaaatataataaaaaaaattagtaaaaagttaaataaagtattaataaaagcttaataaagtaatagaaaaattaataaaagattttaataaaaactaaataaaatattagtaagagcttaataaaaactaaaatattttaaagctataaaaaataaatataagaaattaattattaaagtaatataagtataaactacttttaatcttttagtaataccttaataaaaatatacttaatataatacttattataaagaaactagtatataatattattaatttttatatattaaagaggGGTATTagattaaaataataaaataattacttatatttaggTAATACCTTagctagttattaataagctaaggAATATAGATATAGAACTTCCCCTCTTTTTAAGAAAGGGAATAGATAAcgagctttttaataaaaggaagaaggtcaatatagctgctaaaggaCCTacaggcagtacttatactgcttaattaaggcagtaattacgctacttaaggcagataaaccttaactaatattaactcctataattctagcctattataggggccttactgtttaagctattatataaaaagttaaaagcttaatagctttaaataaagctaatagtaattaaaaaaaaaaaaagagttaatagtattaatttaataatagttaagtaaggtattagtatatatatatatatatatatatatatattaactacttatagaagtattttaaaagaattatagctaataagtatttttttattaattttattttaaattaaattactattttatatctttttatattaattatatatataaagctttttaaatttatatatatataaaatatatattatatttataaataatataataagttatatattttttttaattagctttaagtcttatattattagctagaaatttataaaataaggagttatatttatttaatactatttaattaattatagctttttaaaaagctttttaaatataataatattaatcttaatacctatttactttaagatataattataatatataaaaagattctTAAAAAGCagattttttttaaaaatatttttaaaaacttaaagctttttatatacttatttttataagtataattaaaagtatatatatttagtaaaaaataattaactattagttttttaaaaatacctataagtaaaattaattatatatagtcttatttagttatatataatattaatatatagttacttaattaaaagacttaaagtaatattaattaaaataagattaattataaggtaaaaagttagctttatattattccttaaacttttataataaggtctttaattataaaaagcgctttttagtcttttcttataatataacttaatcttatttttttttattttccttatttttttaatctttatttaatattataaattaaagaaatactttaaatatatttaaatctttatattatcttttttctttactttttatctttttagccttaactatagctttaattttaagtttaattttattttctttctttttatattatatagcttttttttattttttattttttttttaagctttattatatactttaaagtaagtattttagtttttactttagcttttatttatttaattacttacttattaaaatattaagtattacttttttttaaattattttatatattaaagtataaaagtataagaaaaACTaaaactttagcttttataaaaagtataatacttactactttaaagaaatcttttagctatataattttataaatagtattactatattaaaaaagataaaatatctttatagtaatatataaaatatagctaataaggtcttataataaaaataatataatataatacttattttttaatatattatatataaagtattatatataatactaaaaaatataataactttaaaagtaagtcttaaagttatataatattacctttaaccttataatttaattaaataaatagccttaatttataagtataaaaagatattttccctagctttaataagttaaaggccttttttattattacctaattaaagtaattaatattaaagctttaactttaaaggcttaattctaaataagctagaaactataaagactatttaaaaatactatactatataattagtattaatagctataattatcttattatagtaattaatacttatataaatagtaatttaattaatattaataatcttaatattaataatatctctaatttatatactttcctttaatatttaaatattataagtaaaaacttactatatattaataaattaatattaatatagtaagttaattttataatttttaattatactataaggcttttaaatatataaaatatatttattatattaattattataagtaaattaaaggccttaaaagacctagctaattacttaaagtaggattaagacctattaataaagtaataggcctttattatagctattaaattaagtagtagtaatagctaatattaagtatagtttatagagttaaaatatatagttaaagtaattaaattaatagtataaatattatattataggaattaaaagctattataaaataaaagaaagaaagtaaaaaagaaaaaagaggtaaaaaaataaattataaaataaaggttttagtattaaaagaaaaactataaatattagtaagctaaagctagcttaataagttagtaatagattaaattaagttataaagtaatataaagtaatataaggaatataaattaagagtaaatatagctaattaatacttaagagtattactatatataataagtctatttaaatatatattaataatataactattaataagcttttattttattaataagaactctttataatagcttaatataataaaataaactattttattataaaataaaaatataaagcttaataaggctataattttacttttaatatttttacttttaacttttttattatattttaatataaaaatacttaaaataacttCCTTAAAGtatcttaaagtaatataaaatatagcctttagtttaatagtaattatacttttatagcttattattataatattatactattaacttttagtaattatattaataatattaatatatataataaagattaattatatttatttaatttaaattattattaaactaggctttaaaaggctacttaaagtaaagttaataactttaatagctttagtaagttattattaataaaataagtaaaaaatagcttttttaaaggcttttaattttatataaagtttattataactatagctagttttaaagtaaaatttaatataatttatagtaataaaaaataaaagtaaatattttaaagctaaatagtatattataagcttataaagatatatataaaatagagctatagccttttttctttagtattatattatagtaataatatttaatataataatattatattacttaaaagcctaatagggcttttagtattatattaaagtaaatataataaaaaaaatcccTTAAGATAAATTTtagtatagatattaattTAGCCTTCTGTACTATCAGGTAAAAGCAATTCCCTTGGCCCAGTGAGATTTGGCGGTTAAATCCAAATCTGATATTCTCGCAACTTCAAACTCAGCTCTTATGATTCCTTTGTACCTCAAGCGGAAATCAGAGACAGCCATAACAGCACACAAGCCATGTCAACATCTCCTAAAAAGAACCAAATCTCTGCTCAATATCTTGAAGCCGACAAAAGATGGACGGAGGGTCTGATCCTTGCGCAAAGCCCCTTTTGGGTCATCGCCGTGGCATTCGTAATGATGAGtggtatcatcaacaccTGGAACGACGTTGATTATATGCTCTTCTCTATCACCGTCGCCTCACCCACGATACTTCTCCCAGCGCTCTTATCGAAGCCTGGTGGTCGTCCATGGTACCGCCGATACTGGGTAAAGCTCAACTTATGGGTATCAATCATAGTCTTCACGGGGACATACTTCATCTCACACTATTTCTTCGATCTCATGGGCATGCGATACATGTTCAACAACAAAGTGAATTTCAGCTCTGCAGTTGCTGGTCGAACGGGCGGCGAAGTTCCTTTGTTCTTGTATCCGCTTACGCATGCATACTTTATGAGTTACTTCACTTTCTTGCTGGTTGCAGAGCGCAAAATCGTTCGTCGACTACAGCTTGGAAGTATTGGACGTGTCTTTGTGGTGCTCGCGCTTTCATATGTCGTCGCGCTCGGAGAAACATTCTTCATGGCTAGCCCTCTTCTCTCAGACGTGTTCCTCtatgagaagagagatcgTATGATGAAAGTAGGAACTTTTGGGTACATGATATTCTTCGTCACTGGCTTGCCTATGCTCGGACGCGTCGATAGCCATGGCGAAGATTGGTCTCTCAGCAGAGTAGTCACCGAAGCCCCGGCTGCATTCACGTGTATAATTTTGTTGTTTGAGCTTTGGGCAAAGATAATTGGGCCTCTTTAATGGAGTTTTTATTAGCTGAGATGTTGGACAAACTGAACTCTGGGGGCAATATGGGGATACGGGGTGAGATCGGGGAAGTGGAGGAGCCGGTTCGACCAACAGACAGGGATTTATTACCATAGATTGCTGGCCAAAACTATATTCATCCTGTTCAACTTGTTGATGGTTACTCGGTTTAGTCTACAGCTTCAACAGCTCTTGGTTCAAAATAATTAGGAGGTGCGTTGGGGCATCTAAATACTAGCCGGAACAAGGCCAGCTTGTTACAATTTGGTGAATGTGTTACAATCCATCTAATAGCCAAAGTACCAGAACCACGCATGTTGATGAAGTGATGCTGTATTTAAACCCCACGCTACCACGGCCCAGGAACCGAAAAATATGTTTCCGAACCGATTCCCCGGGACGGGAGTGTGGGGGAACAACGCCATCCAACTTGGTCCAGATTCCCCCGATCAACGGACCTATTTACTAAGAATCACCAGCCAAGCCCTCTAACCTCTCACCTCATAAAGAGCCTCAATgagcctcaatctcagcctCTAAGCCAACTTCAACGTCACCATGGCCGAGAAGTCAGATTTCCCAGATCTCGCAACAATCGCCTCAGCAGGCCACATcgaggacgagaagaaggcacACACAGCACACGATGGTGGTCACATTGAGGGAAACGCTCTTCTCGTTAACAGGCAGGGCGAGATTCGGAAGATTCCCGTGCCGTCGTCGGATCCTAATGATCCGTTACATTTCA
Coding sequences within it:
- a CDS encoding hypothetical protein (EggNog:ENOG41), which encodes MSTSPKKNQISAQYLEADKRWTEGLILAQSPFWVIAVAFVMMSGIINTWNDVDYMLFSITVASPTILLPALLSKPGGRPWYRRYWVKLNLWVSIIVFTGTYFISHYFFDLMGMRYMFNNKVNFSSAVAGRTGGEVPLFLYPLTHAYFMSYFTFLLVAERKIVRRLQLGSIGRVFVVLALSYVVALGETFFMASPLLSDVFLYEKRDRMMKVGTFGYMIFFVTGLPMLGRVDSHGEDWSLSRVVTEAPAAFTCIILLFELWAKIIGPL
- a CDS encoding hypothetical protein (EggNog:ENOG41); this encodes MAEKSDFPDLATIASAGHIEDEKKAHTAHDGGHIEGNALLVNRQGEIRKIPVPSSDPNDPLHFKPWEKYGRKPCSAY